The Trypanosoma brucei brucei TREU927 chromosome 9, whole genome shotgun sequence genome includes a window with the following:
- a CDS encoding hypothetical protein (GPI-Anchor Signal predicted for Tb09.244.2390 by DGPI v2.04 with cleavage site probability 2.3220003 near 323) encodes MHSCWIGSLLLLVGLMFFSIVCRANGTEVKPLEESAEDICAAMKSLNTVNNTVQNIITTIRNHKAKLIRYLQDVETAFERTSSAAAAAKQYGGTFRTASVASKIANDAMSNSTRAMLDAETSHNTTLIIEAAANIEAQSARDNATAAAVALQAIWKTTVGTARLQANHTDCVYTPADQMLTSQKLNEHKEKLVVTDSKYNDEHKELKELWARSYLKLFLPLDQLHMLLQKLEWDVATTSEMETTAEKAADAAVAAQEDVEKAAELAAESATESVRAKRYSDRVARGNMKFKTIAGFHEEPLPEVVPRPGAKASAASDPLENEDGAFYVSRGIMPLSQAFFVIAFTI; translated from the coding sequence ATGCACTCATGTTGGATTGGTTCGCTGTTACTACTAGTGGGACTTATGTTTTTTAGTATTGTTTGCCGAGCAAATGGAACGGAAGTGAAGCCGCTGGAAGAAAGTGCAGAGGATATTTGTGCGGCCATGAAGTCCCTTAATACCGTAAATAACACTGTACAAAATATTATTACCACCATACGCAATCACAAGGCGAAATTGATACGCTATCTCCAGGATGTAGAGACGGCATTTGAAAGGACGAGTAGCGCAGCCGCTGCAGCGAAACAATACGGGGGAACCTTCCGAACTGCGTCGGTGGCATCAAAAATTGCGAATGACGCAATGTCCAACTCCACGCGGGCCATGTTGGATGCTGAAACGAGTCACAACACGACTCTTATTATTGAGGCGGCGGCGAATATTGAAGCACAGAGCGCGAGAGACAACGCAACTGCCGCCGCTGTGGCACTTCAGGCGATATGGAAAACGACAGTTGGCACTGCCAGACTTCAAGCGAACCATACGGATTGTGTGTATACACCAGCTGATCAGATGTTGACGTCCCAGAAGCTGAATGAGCACAAAGAGAAGCTGGTGGTAACAGATAGCAAATATAATGATGAACACAAGGAGTTGAAGGAGCTTTGGGCGCGGAGTTATCTGAAGCTCTTCCTCCCGCTCGACCAGCTCCATATGTTATTGCAAAAGTTGGAATGGGATGTTGCCACAACGTCAGAGATggaaaccactgcagaaaaGGCAGCTGATGCAGCAGTAGCGGCGCAAGAGGATGTTGAGAAGGCGGCAGAGTTGGCGGCGGAGAGTGCGACAGAATCTGTACGGGCAAAACGATACTCTGATCGTGTCGCAAGAGGGAATATGAAATTTAAAACCATCGCAGGATTTCATGAGGAACCTCTACCCGAGGTCGTCCCTCGTCCCGGGGCAAAGGCATCTGCCGCGTCCGATCCATTGGAAAATGAAGACGGCGCTTTTTATGTGTCCAGGGGAATAATGCCGCTCAGTCAAGCTTTTTTCGTAATTGCGTTTACCATATAA
- a CDS encoding expression site-associated protein has protein sequence MSCLRSISLSVPPHALSTFSRTGMLYVMYVLLLLMPYPLQVHGAPANINVKVLLCTWNTRVPKIFTTAVNAGFNASMESRNWTIADRVKVQVVQSSTSHKTPEEFIKDELSKETDKSGITIVFGPVGDDTTLDSISELQKHEVVAFGPMTGSGEVRRWVRELYFLRPSPTIETMVLIRHALGHLGVLRLGFMYLQGHHYGEKEYEVALRVMEEMGYQLCGVFVVLNVNDKPAPDKEFNAVFERFAATKPQAVLLFGAPKSDTGRFLRKLVADRRTSGAYVLAPSGAQVFLELMWKRVLLDSQVSPFPGKLLIAGTNPLAKNEQYVAIKRFQEVMREYLKTHTSETGITDPNYFLKHDTDGEMMVYGWAAGEVLSQALSVPEWLKDRTTFMDSLYNQRRYVIADFVIGDFGGDCEGEAAKQGAVCYCNQGGNVVYVREVEDDFSMQTPKDGTVGLAALRCNADSVTLHSPLNGLVIFFGDNTIAVKATAAWLVGALRHDTGSLEYSGQLFLHAFGTTTSDSAKALKEEKKKRTVTAVFGIVTKALMKMTNTLFIDPITIEPQLNKFRRHVIHLSPTVEQQIYVLTRYLSNNSGKEANAIVCAAEAHGIMKVIRKSLEKWGGSLNISLVRRRGAALTGHLPTSGAVFVFGISAADVDVIERHLAAHSELRVLVLFSEVALLYEKFVTAFNGSAAAPRLVFATNLPHWYDNETSSPTILKFHATVESREKWTPMTLMGFVTGTLMSLALLRVERVNMSTLANFFFVESSVNVDDMRYGVFSDSECGSGETGYGDMCRTNYGATRISVWSMSRVFNASIELLAEPVTPSLKFLLEWDGLTRAQLVGIIVGSTLFVMLLAALGVFMHITLRDARDNVSAPMDPTDPVTLIFTDIENSTSQWASHPNVMADAVAAHHSLIRTLIGNYDCYEVKTIGDSFMIASKSATAAVRLARDLQRCFLNYRWGTDSIDNFYRAEEKQVAELNSKAEPPSAQLDPEVYRKLWNGLRIRAGIHTGLCDIRYDEVTKGYDYYGQTANMAARTESIANGGQVLLTRATYFSLSTAEREQLDVTALGSVPLRGVPEPVEIYQLDAVPGRTFAPLRLDHEAYVADESSDVSHTTFNDCMSISSQLGAGGESVSNVLHALLGTFTIVQRQKELTAICERWRVPLPPWKEAVWNDEYYQEAIHRLAVKVGHIVDVAAVERVGRPTESSDSSSVILISNPAVDQSTEDLEGDAFECGWEEKGKQ, from the coding sequence ATGAGTTGTTTAAGAAGCATCTCGCTGTCGGTACCTCCGCACGCCCTTTCGACGTTCAGCAGAACGGGAATGTTATATGTTATGTATGTCTTGCTTCTTCTCATGCCCTATCCGCTGCAAGTGCACGGCGCTCCAGCAAACATCAACGTTAAGGTTTTACTTTGTACCTGGAACACGCGTGTACCAAAAATTTTCACCACCGCAGTTAACGCTGGTTTCAATGCGTCAATGGAATCACGCAATTGGACCATAGCCGACAGGGTGAAGGTGCAGGTAGTTCAATCCAGTACGAGTCACAAAACCCCGGAAGAATTTATCAAAGACGAGTTGAGTAAGGAAACAGACAAGAGTGGCATCACGATTGTGTTTGGCCCCGTAGGTGACGACACTACGCTGGATTCTATTTCTGAGTTGCAGAAGCACGAGGTGGTTGCGTTCGGTCCCATGACTGGATCTGGAGAGGTTCGGCGGTGGGTTCGTGAGCTCTATTTTCTACGCCCAAGCCCAACAATCGAAACCATGGTGCTCATTCGACATGCATTGGGTCATCTAGGTGTATTGCGACTGGGTTTCATGTATCTGCAGGGCCATCATTATGGAGAGAAAGAGTATGAGGTGGCATTGCGGGTAATGGAAGAAATGGGCTACCAACTTTGCGGTGTCTTTGTTGTGTTAAATGTTAACGATAAACCCGCACCCGACAAGGAATTCAACGCAGTGTTTGAGCGTTTTGCAGCTACTAAGCCACAGGCTgtgcttttgtttggtgCTCCCAAATCCGACACGGGGAGGTTCCTGAGGAAGTTGGTGGCGGACCGACGCACCTCTGGGGCCTACGTCCTCGCTCCCTCTGGGGCGCAGGTGTTTCTGGAACTTATGTGGAAACGAGTTCTGCTTGACAGTCAAGTctcccccttccccgggAAGCTGCTCATTGCTGGCACCAACCCACTTGCGAAGAACGAACAGTACGTGGCCATAAAACGCTTTCAAGAGGTGATGCGAGAGTATCTGAAGACTCACACCAGCGAAACGGGCATCACGGACCCGAACTACTTCTTGAAACATGACACAGATGGTGAAATGATGGTGTACGGCTGGGCTGCTGGCGAGGTGCTGTCGCAGGCGCTAAGCGTCCCTGAGTGGCTCAAGGACAGGACAACATTCATGGACTCGCTGTATAATCAGCGCCGATACGTTATTGCTGACTTTGTAATTGGCGACTTCGGTGGTGATTGCGAAGGGGAAGCAGCCAAGCAGGGTGCCGTCTGTTATTGCAACCAAGGTGGAAATGTGGTGTACGTGAGAGAGGTTGAGGATGATTTCAGCATGCAAACGCCGAAAGATGGCACGGTGGGACTGGCCGCACTGCGCTGCAATGCTGACTCGGTAACGCTACATTCCCCATTGAATGGgcttgttattttctttggtgACAACACAATTGCCGTGAAAGCGACCGCGGCGTGGCTTGTTGGCGCCCTCCGCCACGATACCGGGTCACTAGAGTATTCAGGCCAACTCTTTCTGCACGCATTTGGCACCACCACATCTGACTCTGCGAAGGCCctgaaggaagagaagaaaaaacgaacTGTCACCGCCGTGTTCGGCATTGTGACGAAAGCGCTTATGAAAATGACCAACACGCTGTTCATTGACCCAATAACAATTGAACCCCAGTTGAACAAGTTCCGGAGGCATGTGATTCACCTCTCCCCAACGGTGGAGCAGCAAATCTACGTGCTAACACGCTACCTCTCCAACAACAGTGGTAAAGAGGCAAATGCCATTGTTTGCGCTGCAGAAGCGCATGGTATAATGAAGGTTATCCGAAAGTCCTTGGAAAAGTGGGGAGGTTCGCTGAATATCTCACTGGTGCGCAGGAGGGGTGCCGCGCTTACCGGCCACCTTCCCACCAGCGGGGCAGTGTTTGTTTTCGGTATATCTGCCGCTGACGTTGATGTGATTGAGAGGCACCTCGCTGCGCATAGTGAACTTCGTGTGCTTGTCCTTTTCTCCGAGGTGGCATTGCTTTATGAGAAGTTTGTCACGGCCTTCAACGGCAGCGCCGCGGCCCCTCGCCTCGTGTTTGCCACCAACCTTCCACACTGGTATGACAATGAAACATCGTCACCAACAATCCTGAAGTTTCACGCCACAGTGGAGAGCCGAGAAAAGTGGACGCCAATGACACTAATGGGCTTCGTTACCGGGACGCTGATGAGTCTGGCGCTCTTGCGCGTGGAACGGGTAAACATGAGCACGCTTGCAAACTTCTTCTTCGTTGAATCCTCCGTAAATGTCGACGACATGCGGTATGGCGTCTTTAGCGACTCGGAGTGTGGTTCGGGGGAAACCGGATATGGCGATATGTGCCGCACCAACTATGGGGCGACGCGCATTAGTGTGTGGTCCATGTCGCGTGTATTTAATGCTTCAATCGAGCTGCTCGCCGAGCCCGTGACACCTTCCTTGAAGTTTTTATTGGAGTGGGACGGGCTTACCAGGGCTCAGCTGGTAGGAATCATTGTCGGTTCCACCCTCTTCGTGATGCTGCTTGCTGCGCTCGGTGTTTTTATGCACATCACCTTACGTGATGCCCGCGATAATGTGAGTGCACCTATGGACCCGACGGACCCCGTGACGCTCATCTTCACGGATATTGAAAACAGCACGTCGCAGTGGGCCTCACATCCCAATGTCATGGCCGATGCCGTTGCCGCGCATCACTCTCTGATACGGACACTAATTGGGAACTATGATTGCTACGAAGTGAAGACCATAGGTGACTCTTTCATGATTGCGAGCAAGAGTGCCACGGCGGCAGTGAGGCTTGCCCGCGATTTGCAGCGCTGCTTTCTAAACTACCGTTGGGGTACGGACAGCATCGACAACTTCTACCGTGCTGAGGAAAAACAAGTGGCTGAGTTGAACAGCAAGGCCGAACCCCCGAGCGCCCAACTGGACCCCGAAGTGTACAGGAAACTGTGGAATGGCCTCCGCATCCGTGCTGGGatccacaccgggttgtgtgatattcggTACGACGAGGTGACGAAAGGATATGACTATTACGGTCAAACGGCAAACATGGCTGCCCGCACGGAGAGCATTGCGAATGGTGGACAAGTGCTTCTGACACGTGCAACGTACTTCTCTCTAAGTACAGCGGAACGTGAGCAACTTGATGTGACTGCACTTGGTTCCGTGCCACTGCGGGGTGTACCCGAACCCGTGGAAATATATCAACTGGATGCTGTTCCTGGGCGAACCTTTGCGCCGCTGCGTCTAGATCACGAGGCATATGTGGCGGATGAGAGCAGTGATGTTTCCCATACGACCTTCAACGACTGCATGTCAATTTCCTCTCAACTAGGAGCAGGTGGGGAAAGTGTTTCCAATGTTTTGCACGCCCTACTCGGCACATTCACAATTGTTCAGCGGCAGAAGGAATTGACGGCAATATGTGAGCGCTGGCGTGTCCCTCTTCCACCCTGGAAGGAAGCCGTGTGGAATGATGAATATTATCAGGAAGCTATACATCGCCTTGCAGTTAAGGTGGGTCACATTGTCGATGTCGCCGCAGTCGAGCGTGTTGGACGCCCTACGGAATCATCGGACAGCTCCTCCGTCATTTTGATTTCTAATCCTGCGGTGGATCAATCCACGGAAGATTTGGAAGGCGATGCTTTTGAATGCGGTtgggaggaaaaggggaagcaGTAG
- a CDS encoding hypothetical protein, unlikely (GPI-Anchor Signal predicted for Tb09.244.2360 by DGPI v2.04, no cleavage site predicted) codes for MPVTNPFATETLLFVPLYLLLLPLHTHQPHLIKRKKARSADTRMTLCDHSHSIIARMWSNYKSAGASSKFFFKKIKKDPKESLNIRMYAPVHPTRQLMHCALLLTCVLFPTTNTPLEINTADMFFDLINLSF; via the coding sequence ATGCCAGTAACGAATCCTTTTGCCACTGAGACTCTCCTATTCGTCCCGCTTTACCTTCTTCTGCTTCCGTTACACACGCACCAACCTCACctgataaaaagaaaaaaagccaGGAGTGCCGACACGCGTATGACTCTCTGCGATCATTCCCACTCAATCATCGCTCGGATGTGGAGTAACTATAAATCAGCAGGGGCATCttcaaagtttttttttaaaaaaataaaaaaagaccCAAAAGAGTCTCTGAATATTCGTATGTATGCACCGGTCCACCCCACAAGGCAACTCATGCACTGTGCACTCCTTTTAACTTGTGTGCTGTTCCCCACAACAAACACCCCACTTGAAATCAACACGGCCGACATGTTCTTCGATTTGATTAACCTAAGTTTTTAA
- a CDS encoding variant surface glycoprotein yields MQGTMYWVVFLVAVLQGIHLVSGQEEILNEQEFEALCRMINWAERGLKHIKVTKRVTQEALKIGVRYLEVAGEENAAELAEAQDYSCTKRMEDRKRNCGLYKTFWEEAQRVLNKGVDSGERPERKKNGLREHSAEIRKKAMEVADIYHEIEAKSPSGQVEKIEEQLNKALYGRTHTAEEIREREERSRVCGKTLPNPPNREDQSLAVDLLCLCAMHGSWNGREICCADCTTGRNSEEWNPESNSAHRWEFLKQKCAGVIPSYGSTGERLRDAKQNFMDAVTKITTRRGEQLSKLGEKQNNNVKDCGADTSKSQGICMLYGAVDGVNLPWMKTLESVEDRIGLLMQESQDKTSKLERIKELSQEIESLIKGDTGRGRQQGRQKRSVDTENSVPETPADPSDPTQSTTDTNRKKQGERKPISTGNGASKSYGGDEVDSYDSKCDGENSACSDSPAKPTVKSSKSAINCPLGLILLLV; encoded by the coding sequence ATGCAAGGCACTATGTACTGGGTTGTATTTTTAGTGGCGGTACTACAGGGTATTCATTTAGTGTCGGGCCAGGAGGAGATATTGAATGAACAAGAGTTTGAAGCGTTGTGTCGAATGATAAATTGGGCAGAAAGGGGACTGAAGCACATAAAAGTAACAAAACGAGTTACCCAAGAAGCTCTGAAAATAGGCGTAAGATATCTTGAAGTGGCCGGTGAGGAAAATGCTGCTGAACTCGCTGAGGCACAGGACTATTCTTGTACGAAGAGAATGGAGGATCGGAAAAGGAATTGTGGGCTGTACAAAACATTTTGGGAAGAGGCGCAGAGAGTATTGAACAAAGGGGTTGACAGCGGAGAAAGACctgagcgaaaaaaaaacggcttGCGGGAGCACAGTGCAGAGATTAGAAAAAAGGCAATGGAAGTGGCAGATATATATCACGAAATCGAAGCGAAGAGTCCATCTGGACAAGTAGAAAAGATTGAAGAACAGCTCAATAAAGCTCTTTATGGAAGGACACACACTGCTGAAGAGataagggaaagagaagagcgAAGCAGGGTGTGCGGGAAAACATTACCAAATCCACCTAATAGAGAAGACCAATCACTAGCCGTGGATTTGCTGTGCTTGTGTGCAATGCACGGCTCTTGGAACGGCAGGGAGATATGCTGCGCAGACTGCACCACAGGAAGAAATAGCGAGGAGTGGAATCCAGAATCAAACAGCGCGCACCGCTGGGAATTTCTGAAACAGAAGTGTGCGGGAGTCATTCCAAGCTATGGTAGCACGGGGGAAAGACTGCGTgatgcaaaacaaaattttaTGGATGCAGTAACGAAAATAACTACAAGGAGGGGGGAGCAGTTGTCCAAACTaggagaaaagcaaaacaacaacgtaAAAGACTGCGGCGCGGACACAAGCAAGAGCCAAGGAATATGCATGCTGTACGGAGCAGTTGACGGAGTGAACCTGCCCTGGATGAAAACTTTGGAAAGTGTCGAAGACAGGATAGGACTTCTGATGCAAGAGAGCCAAGACAAGACATCAAAACTTGAGAGAATTAAAGAGCTAAGTCAAGAGATAGAAAGCTTAATCAAAGGTGATACGGGGCGAGGAAGACAACAGGGAAGACAGAAACGGAGTGTGGATACCGAGAACAGTGTCCCAGAAACCCCAGCTGACCCGAGCGATCCAACACAGTCAACCACAGATACCAATAGAAAAAAGCAAGGTGAAAGGAAACCGATATCAACAGGTAACGGTGCATCCAAAAGCTACGGTGGAGATGAGGTTGATTCTTACGATTCCAAATGCGATGGAGAAAACTCGGCATGCTCAGATTCACCAGCAAAGCCAACAgtaaaaagcagcaaaagtgcTATAAATTGTCCACTGGGAttaattttgcttttggtaTAA